The Myroides fluvii region CGGTAAACCCTCCAGGATACGTACAGATGGGAATTCCAACAACGGATTCTTGGAATGAAGGAATTTGGGTGCCGAATGCGCCAACCAATGATCCTACATTGCCAAACAGTAATTTCGACTGGACACCCGCTTGGGACAAAGTGAATGCAATTCGCGATATGTCTGGAGCGGTAAATGGTTCGGCTTTCTTAGTTCGTGGAGCTAGTTCAGCGGCACAAAGTATTAAGCCATTCTACGAGTTTGAAGTAAGCGGAAGAATTGAAAAAGACAGAATTTATACCTTAGATATTTATTCCTATGTAACCTACCACGACAAAGACTATATGTTGATGGATGTAGTGGATAAACAAACAGGACATATCTATGCGTCTGTACCTTTAAAATACCCAGGACCTGGTTTACCAGAAGGGGCTTCACCAGAAGGATTTAGCTTAGGATGGGTACCATTAACCGCTAGTTTTACGTTTGCCGATGCAGAATGTGTGGATGTTTTAGGAAGAGAAGTGAAAATTGCCATTCGCGGAAGTCAAGATAGAGCCTTAGAAACAAGTAAAGGATTTGGACATACGTTAATTGATAATATTACTTTCTCTAAACGTACAGCGAATCAAAGTTGTGGAATCCACGTGTCTAATATTACGTGTGCAGATGAATGTTATCAAGATGTAGTAGGTAAAGGATTTGGATGGTTCCATAGTGCAGGAGCTAGACCTGAAGGAAGTAATGTAGTAGAGAAATTCGAACAACCAGCTACTGATGGAGGTTTCATCGTGGATATTTACCGTCTAGACAATTCTTTCAATATGGTAATCAACGGAGTACCTTTGTATAGAGAAGAGTTGGAATTTGAAACAGGACATGCTAACCGAAATGTGCGTTTTAAATCAGATGGGAAGCGATTTGGAGAGACAGGAACAAGTGCCGTTTGGAATGTGAATAAACATTCAAATGGAGTTGAATCAGATATTACGAATTTGGATTTAGAAGATCGATTGAACAACCCTACACCTGTTATTCGCGTAAGTATTGACAAATGGGGGAATGTGAAATTGGAAGGTAAAAGAACGACTAACGCCGCATTAGAAGAGTTAGAAGTTTACGATCGAAATAATAATAATGTCGTTGTTCCTTTACAAGTGGTACACTGGATTTCGGAAGGAACGGGAATGGAAGTAAATAAAGTGGATGTTACCCAAAACGTAATTGGACAAACGATGATGTATGGTTTCGGATACGGTTTACAACAAAAAGAGTGTGAAACTTGTACGTTGGAAAAAGATGGAGTCTTTGCAGATGAGAATGCCAACACATTCGCAGAAGAAGGAGAAACCATTACGTATACTTTCAAAGTGAAAAATGCGGGAGATATGGATATTTACGATATTGATATTAACGATCCATTGTTTGGATTTAATATTAAGTTAGATGAAACGACACATCAACCCATACAAGCAGGTGTAACTTTAGAAGGAGATAACAACAACAATGGAGTCTTGAATAGAAATGAAACGTGGACGTTTACCGTTTCGTATCAAGTAACACAGGATGATATTTATGTCAATCAAGGGGTATATAACCGCGCAACAGTTACAGGAGTTGGTCGTTTACCTCGATCAGAACGTACAGTAAATGAGCAGTCAACTGATCCAACGCCTTATAAAGAAGGAGATCCAGGATGGGATGCTACAAAATCATTCCACACGTATGTTCGTTTAGAGGGAAGTGGATTATTAATTACCAATCCAATGATTTATCAAAAGGTTAAGCAATTATAAGCTATGAAAAAAATATACAACCACCGTTTACTTTTCCTAAGTATTTTAGGAGTTAGTGTAGTAGCAGTCGCACAAGAGAAGGAACGTTCTTTTGTCAACCAAGGCGAAATATCCGTAGCAACTGGTGGGGTTATCTCAACCTTATACGATTTTGATAACCAAGCAGGAGCAAAAGTACACAACGATGGAACCGCTTATTACTATCGCGATTTTAATAACGATGGGTATTATTCTTTTACCAGCAACCGCAAAACGGGAAAAGCTATTTTCACGCGTTATACTGGAGAAGCTGGACAAGGAGCTCAGCTCATCAGCGGATCGGAAATGTCAGAATTTCACGATGTGGAGTTGAATAACGCAACCAAGAAAATGGCGTTTGATTTAAAGAACAACATGGAGGTACACGGTACTGTTGATTTTCAAGATGGAATTATTAAGGTTGATCCAACCCTTGCTCCAGATAAAAAATTATCAATAGGTATGTTGAGTTTCCAACAAGGAGCTAAGGCCATCAATGTAAGAGATGAATCTCATGCAGAAGGTCAGGTGGAGAAAATAGGAAACGAGCCGTTTCAATATCCAAAAGGAGACAGAGAAATGTACCGCTATGCACGTATTTCTGCTCCGGAGCTAAAAACAGATGCTTTCGTTGGGGAATACCGCACAGACGATAATCAATTTTTCGTAGCTCGTCCTGCAACGGTGGGCGTAATCAAAGAATTAGATAAAAACGAATATTGGCTGATTGATCGAGGTGTAGATACCCAAAGTGAAATCTTGTTAACCTTGAGTTGGGATGAGCGTACGACGCCTGCGTCTTTACTCGCAGATCCAGAAAACGAATTGCACATTGCGCGTTGGGATGCGAAACAACAACTATGGGTTGATGAAGGGGGAGTTGTGGATATGTCTACCAAAGAAGTTACGACAGTAGCTGCGGTAAAAGGATATGGATTCTTTACCTTAGCCACCGTGAAAAAAGATTGGATCTTAGATGGTGATATCGTCATCTACAACTTAGTAACACCAGATGGAGATGGTAAAAACGATTACTTTATCATTGATAATATCAAAAAATATCCAAACAATACCGTAGAGATTTACAACCGTTGGGGGGTAAAAGTATACGAAACTAGAGGATATGACCCACTTGGAGACGGAAGTTCCAATGTATTCAAAGGATATTCAGAAGGTCGCGTGACGATCGATAAGAGCAAGAAATTACCAAGTGGAACCTACTATTACGTAGTAACGTATGAGTACAAAGACCAAAATGGTAGTCGTATGATTAAGAAAGCTGCAAATTTACATTTGGAGTCTAATTAAATCAAAACTAGATGAAACTAAGAAACACAATACAGACAATTGTTCTTGGCGGTATAGGCTTGTTCAGCATGACGCAAGCCTATGCGCAACAAGATCCACAATATACCCAATACATGTATAACCATTCCAACATCAACCCCGCTTATGCAGGGAGTAGAGAAGGGTTAAACATCTTTGGATTATACCGCACGCAATGGGTCGGATTAGAAGGAGCACCTAAAACAGCAACCTTATCGGTGAATACTCCTTTAGGGGATTCAGGCTTAGGTTTAGGGGTGAACTTTGTCAATGACCACTTAGGGGTAATGGATGACAATACACTATCGGTAGATTTATCTTATGCAGTTGACTTGAATTACCACACTAAATTGGCTTTTGGATTAAAAGGATCAGCCAATTTATTGGATGTAAATTACAGTAAATTGCATATTTATAACCCAACGGATCCCGTGGCAGAAGACGACATCAAAAATAAATTCACACCCAATATAGGGGCTGGATTATTCTTGTATTCAGACAAAGCCTATGTTGGTTTATCCGTGCCTACGTTGTTAAAGCGCTCGCGTTATGATGACAATGATGTGAAAACACTACGTCAAAAAATGCACCTATACTTGACAGGGGGATATGTATTTGATATCAATACCGATATCAAGTTTAAACCCGCTACGATGATTAAAATGGAACAAGGATCACCGTTGCAAGTAGATCTATCCGCTAACTTCATGTTTGTAGATAAATTTACTGCAGGGATTGCCTACCGTTGGGATGCTGCTGTGAGTGGTTTAGTTGGTTTTCAAGTGTCAGACAATATCTTTGTTGGATATAGCTATGATGCCGAAACAACAAAGTTAGCCCGTTATAATTCGGGGTCTCACGAGATTTTTATGCGATTTACATTGTTTAACAGCTACAAGCGTATAACTGCGCCAAGGTTCTTCTAATTGTTATAAGTATGGTAAAACAAATAGTACAACTGGGTATTCTGAGTGCAGCTTTAAGCTTTAGCTTCTCGGGATACAGCCAGATTAAAAAAGAAAAACAAGCGGATAAAAACTTTGATCGCTTAGCGTATATCGATGCAATCAAAGTATATGAACGCATTGCAGATAAAGGATTTGTCAATACATCCATTTTGCAAAATTTAGCCGATGCTTATTACTTTAACGGAAAATTGGTAGAGGCGAATAAATGGTATGCAGAGCTATTTGATGGTACTTACGAAGATAAAGACCTTACTGCTTTATCATCTGAATATTACTATCGCTATGCACAAACGCTAAAGGCTACTAAAGATTACGCAAAGTCACAAGAGATGATGGGGCGCTTTGCAGCCTTGGAGCAAGAAGATTCCAGAACAGCGTTGTACAATAAAAACCGCGATTACTTAGAACATATCGAAAACCGTTCTGATCGTTATGATATCAAATTATTAGATATCAATACAGAATATTCGGATTATGGTGGTACAATGTTCGGAGATCAATTCATCTTTACTTCCGCACGTGCAACAGAACACCAAAGTGGAAGTAAAATACACGCCTGGACCAACGAAAGTTACACGAGCTTATATAGCTCTACGATTGATCAAAAGGGCTTTGGAGAACCCGTACTTTTTGCACCAGAGATTGAATCGAAGGTAAATGACGCAACAGCCGTATTTACGCAAGATGGCAATACGATGTATTTTACGCGTAACAACTCCAAAACCAGTGGTAGAAGCAAACAAAATAAAGATAAAACCTCTTTATTAAAATTATACAAGACAGTAAAGCAAGCGGATGGGAAGTGGGGACTAGTAGAGGAATTGCCGTTTAATTCGGATAATTTCAATACAGCCCATCCTGCTTTAACTCCTGACGATAAATGGTTGTACTTTGTTTCGGATAGAAAAGAAACAATCGGACAATCGGATTTATTTCGCGTAGCACTGTATGAAAATGGAGGATACGGACCCGTAGAAAACCTTGGAAAAACAATTAATACAGAAGGAAGAGAAAGTTTTCCTTTTATATCTTCGGATTTTCAACTCTATTTTTCCTCTGATGGACATCCAGGTTTAGGAGGAATGGATATCTTTGTAGCAAAATTATATCCCAACGGAACTTTTGGACCGGTGGTGAATATGGGAACGCCAATTAATAGTAGCATGGACGATTTTGGATTCTATTTAGATCCAAAGCAAAACAAAGGATTTGTTAGTTCAAACCGTGCAGATGGAAAAGGATCAGATGATATTTATTTCTTGGCAGAAAAACCGTGTAAACAAAGTATCGAAGGTACCGTATATGACAAAGATACAAATGAAGTGTTAGCTGATGCCCTAGTGGTAATCTCTGATGCAATGTATCAAAAATCAGATACAATCTATACGAATAGCAAAGGATATTACATCACTTCTTTGTTAGATTGTGGTCACAAATACCGCATCAAAGCAGAGAAGAAAAGGTATAATACCGTTGAGGTTGCCTTTAACGTAAATCGAGAACCAGGAGTTAAAACCGTGAATATCGGATTAGAAAAAACGGAAAAACCACTGGAAGTAAACGACGATTTATTTAAGAAGTTAAACCTTCAACCTATTTACTTTGATTTTGACAAATCGAATATCCGTAGAGACGCTTCGATTGAGTTAGTGAAAGTAGTAGAGGTAATGAAAGAATACCCAAGTATGAAGATTGATGTGCGCTCACATACAGATAGTAGAGGTAATGATGCGTATAACATGAGTCTATCTGATCGCCGTGTGAAATCAACTATCAAATGGATGATTGAACAAGGAATCGATCCAAGTCGCTTAACAGGTCGCGGTTATGGTGAAAGTCAATTGCTAAACAAATGTAGTAATGGCGTACCATGTACAGCAGAAGAACATCAGTTAAACAGACGAAGTGAATTTATTATTATTGAAATGTAATATAATCACAAAGCAAAACAACAAAAACAATTTTTTTTCGATGATCCTGCTGTAGGATTTAAAACAAGCAGCATAGCCCACAAGAGCGCTCGATTTCGAGCGCTCTTACTTTTTATTGGTAGTACATAAAGGAAGTCATACTCAATGATCCTCCCACATAGGCGTCATTGAAAAACAGTAAATCATCCTTTTTTTCCTTTAATCCCAAGGTGTAAAGCATCGGAATATAGTGTTCTAAGGTAGGCACAGCTAGCGAAATATGCGGGTGTATTTTTTCGTAATCAATGAGGCGTTTTACATCGTAATCCACAACGAATTGCTGAAGTGTTGCATTGATTTCAATCGCCCAGTCAAACCCGTAGTTGTCCTCCATCTTATCCCAGGAAAGCAAACGCAGATTGTGAATCATATTACCGCTGCCAATGAGCAACACCCCTTTTTTGCGCAAGTCACGCAATTGGGTAGCCAATTGATAATGGTAATCCAAGGGTTTATCATAGTCAATGCTCAGCTGTAAAACGGGGATGTTTGCTTGTGGAAACATATGTCGAGTAATGGACCAGGTACCGTGATCTAAACCCCAATCGTGATCCAAGTGAAGATCGGTATGAACCAACTTTTGAATGTCTTTTGCAAGTACTGGATCCCCAGGAGCAGGATATTCAACCTCAAATAAAGGCTGCGGAAACCCCCTGAAATCGTGTAAGGTCTCCGGAAAATCCATAGCAGTAATCGCACTGCCTTTGGTCAACCAATGAGCAGAAATAACAACAATGGCCTTTGGTGTAGGGAAGCTTTGCCCTAGGCTGTGCCAATTTTGAGAAAATAGCGTATCCTCAATTGCATTCATCGGCGAACCATGTCCAATAAATAACGCGGGCATTAAGTGCTCACTATAGGATAACTGCTGTGAAAATCGATATAGATCTTGAAGTGATTGCATAAGGTTTGAATTTAATAGGTAAAGTTCTACAATTTATTTTTTGCTGTCTCTCGAATTATTAAACGTTTAACTATATTAAGAAAAGAAATAAATTTAGTCTTTCGTTGCCATAATTTCACTTAAATCGGAAGTTTGAATCTTAAAATTAGTGTAAAGTAATGGTGTTATTTACTTCTTGTTCGCATAATTAGGGTGAATAATAATTGAAATATACATATTTATAGGGTATGTTGTTTGTATTTTGAATTTTATGTTTTATTTTATTGATTGTTTCTTTGTTTTCTTAATTTTTTAAGGGAAATACTGCGTTAATTTTGTAGAATAAATTAATCAAAAGGATAGAATGAACGCAAAATTGAAGTACATCGCTCTCTTTTTGTGTTGCTTGTTTATTCAACTAGCACATGCACAAGAGAAAGAATTTTCGGGAACGGTTACAGAAGGCGGTGTGCCTTTACCAGGTGTAACGGTTCTCCTGGAGGGAACCCAACAGGGTACTCAAACAGATTTAGACGGAAAATACACCCTAAAAGTAAAACAAGGGGATGTACTTGTATTTTCTTTCATCGGGATGAAAGAAATAAAATACAAGGTAACGCAAGCGAGTGTGTATAACTTAGAAATGGAGGCTGAAGAAAATAGGCTAGAAGGAGTTGTAGTTACGGCTTTGGGTATTAAAAGGGACAAGAAAAAATTGGGGTATTCTTCCCAAGAAGTGAAAGGAGAGCATCTCGCCAGTGCCGGAAAATCGAATGCGGTAAATGCGCTCTCGGGAAATGTTGCTGGTTTGCAAGTGACCGCCCCATCAACCATGGGGGGATCTGCGCGTATTGTCTTGCGTGGTGTCAAATCTGTGGTGGGTAATAATCAACCGCTGATTGTCGTTGATGGAATTCCCCTGGATAACAGCAACTTTGCAGATAATGATATGCAAAGAGGAGCAGGTGGACGCGATTATGGTGATGGATCTGCTGATATTAACCCCGATGATATTGAATCAGTAACCGTTTTGAAAGGTGGGCCTGCATCAGCACTTTACGGTAATAGAGGAGGAAATGGCGTGATTATTTATACCACCAAATCAGCCCAAAATGGGCGAACTGAAATTGAATTTAATTCGGGGCTAGCCTTCGAATCAGTCAACATCATGCCTCAATTGCAAAATCAATATGGAGGTGGATCAACAGAAACGTTTAGACAACAAGAAATCAACGGAAAAACATACAACCTGCCTGAGTATATTCTAGATGAAAGCTGGGGACCTAAATTCGACGGAACGCCTTATCTCCCCTGGTATGCTTTTGATCCCGAATTCGGAAGTGACTACATGAAGGAAGTTCCTTGGGTCAAATCGAAAAACGATGTCAAATCCTTTTTTAAAACAGGAGTAACGCACAATCAATCGGTGTCGATTGCCAAGTCATTCAAGGAAAGCAATATTCGAATGGCTTTTAACAATAACGTAACGGAAGGCATCGTTCCCAATTCAAAACTTCAACGCAATAATTTTACGGTTAATGCTTCAACGCAAATGAGCGAACAGTTAAAAGCGGAAACCAATGTCAATTTTGTCTATACAAAGGGATTTAACCGCCCCGAAATTGGCTATGGCGATAATTCTGTTGCAGAGCGATTCTTTCAGTGGGGACAACGCCAATTAGATTTCAATAAGCTAAAAGACTATAAATTAGCCAATGGAAATCAACGCTCTTGGAATAGAATGTCCTGGGATAATGGAATGCCCGCTTATTCTGATAATCCCTATTGGGTAACGTACGAAAATACGTCCCAAGATGTGAGAAATAGATTCTTTGGAAACGCAAAGCTAACGTATAATTTTGCGAATAATATATATGCTGTAGGAACAGTCTACGCCGATCAATATAACCTTGCCATTGAGGAACGCGTAGCCGTGGGTTCTCAAAAAACGTCTTCTTATCAATTGACCAAGAGAAATGTTTCTGAATACAATTATGAAGGACGTCTACACTATGATGACCAATTTAATGACATTGGTCTGAATACTTTTATCGGTGTAAATAGAAGTGAAAAACGCAATGACTTCGTGAAAGGCGAAAGCGTAGGAGGACTTAATTTGCCTAATTTGTATAATCTGGATAATAGCGTTTCTCCAGCGAAAGGAACCAATACGTTTGTTCATTCGCGTACTAATTCTGTTTTTGGATCCGCTAGTGTCAACTATAGAGAATTTGTATTCCTAGAAGGTACCGTGCGTACGGATTGGTTTTCTACCGTTAAAAAATCTGTAACCTACCCCTCATTAACGGGAACGTTTATCTTTTCAAATGTACTAAATGATGTAGATTGGTTGAGTTTTGGTAAAATTCGATTCGGTTGGGCACAAGTGGGAAATGATACCGATCCTTATCGAACCCAAGACTACTATAGAGTAAATGGTCCATTCTTGGATCAACCAACGTATGCCTTAGACAATACAGCGAATAATCCTGACTTAAAACCGGAGTTGATGACAACCAAGGAAATTGGACTGGAAGCTGCTTTTCTCCACAATCGAATTGGAATTGAAGTGTCTTACTATGAAATTGATACGCAGGATTTAATTACAAAGGTACAATATGATGCCGCTACGGGATTTGCCTACCGATGGATGAATGCAGGAGATATGGAGAATAAAGGAGTTGAAGCAACCTTAAATCTAACTCCTATTCAAACAAGTGATTTTTCATGGCAAATCACCTGGAATATAGCAAAGAATAAAAATAAACTAACCCGATTAGCAGAAGGAGTAGAGTCAGTAGAGATTGCTCGTGCACCTTTCCGAGTTTCACTACAAGGAAAAATGGGAGAAACGTATGGACAAATCTATGGAACAGATTACGTTTACGATGACAAGGGAAATAAAGTGATAGGAGAAGATGGATTGTATAAAGCATCTGAAGTGAAAGCCTTGGGATCTTATTTACCCGATTACAATATGGGAATTAGAACTAGTTTTCGCTATAAAAACATCAATCTAGGTGTGTTAATCGATGTGCAAAAAGGAGGGAAATATTATTCAACAACGCATATGTACGGCATGTTTTCGGGGATGTTAGACGAAACTACTGCAAATAATATTAGGGAAACCGGATTAATCTTGGAAGGGGTAAAAGAAGACGGCACAAAGAATGATAAAAGTATTAGCGCTGTAGATTGGGCAAAGGGGTTTAATGGAACAGTAGATGCACAAAATATATTTGATGCAGACTATGTGAAATTGAGAGAAATAACGGTAGGCTACGATTTGCCAATGAAGTGGTTGGGGCCTTTCAAAGGAATAACGATTTCCTTGTATGCGCGTAATTTATTTACATGGAATTTGGCTTGGAAAGGAATGGATCCTGAAATGGCCTCTTATGGAAGTGGGAATATTCAAGCCATCGAAGGAGCATCATTGCCCTCAACGCGAAGTTATGGAATGAATGTCAAATTTAAAATATAATTGAATCACATGAAAAAATATATCATTCAAACTGTAGTAGTGATGAATCTGATTTTGTGTATAAGTTGTGATCGCGATTTAGACAAAATCAATGTTAATCCAAATCAACCCTTAGAGGTAACAACTAATGGATTGTTTAACAATACGAATAAGGAGTTGATGACCAGAACAAGGAGAGGTATGCCCTCTGGACGTATGGCGCTTCCTTGGATTCAATATTCCGCCCAAAGAAATTACACAGCAGAAGATCGCTATCAATTTAGAGGCGAAGTAAATAATAGCTTGTATACCGATATCTTTTTAGCCGTAAAAGGGTATAAGCAAATCATCGATATCGTGGAAAATCCTGTTAATGCATCGAAAGTAGCTACGTATGGTGACCCCGTAAATCAATTAGCCGCAGCGCGTATTATGATTGCTTATGCACAATTGCAATTGGTGGATATGTATGGCGATGTTCCGTACTATTCTTACGGAACTAAAGATCCCGACTTTCAAGCCATGACCTTGGGAACGGATCAAGAAATAGCAACGCCTAAATTTGCACCTCAAGATAAAATCTATACGGATTTAATGAAGGAACTAAAGGAAGCTGCTGAATCTGTTAACATGGAAGCATCGAATATTTTTAACTCCGGAGATTTTTTATTTGGCTCTCCTTCAAAATTAAAGAAATTTGCCAACTCATTGCGCTTGAGAATTGCTAATCGAGTGAAAACGATTATTCCGATGGCTCAAACGCATATTGCTGAACTAACTGCAAATACAGCAAATTTGATGCAGTCGAATGAGGATAATGTCGGGCAAAAATTCCAAAATGACCCCGTGAAACCAGCTCCTTTCTACCTTGATGCTTTCGTCTCGAAAAGGAACGACTTTTCACCAACTAATACGTTTGTAGAATTGCTAAAAGGAGAAACAAAAACCGCACACCCGAATCCTTTTGCCAATATCGTTGATCCGAGATTGTATAAAATGGTAGCTCCAATTAGTCAACTCGTTACAGATGAAAGTGGTAAACAAACAGAGGTAACATTGGCTTTTTACTATGATGCTTCTAAACCAGAACCTTGCATTGAGAAAAATGATTACGTCGATCGTACTCCCGATTTTTATATTGGTATGCCTATCGGAATTACAGATGCTTATACGGGAAGTCAGGCCGATTTTGCTTCTCAATTTGGCGGCACAGTGTATAAAGCCGATGCTACAGAGCTATTGATGGAATATGCCGAAGTAGCTTTTATTTTGGCTGAATTAGGGGTGGATCCACAAGCAAATTACATCAATGGAATCAAAGCCTCCATGGAAAAATGGAAGGTAGATCCTACTGATATTGATAGCTATTTATCCAACGCACTAACGGTTAATCAAGAAACAATACTCACCCAAAAATACATCGCTTTATTCCTACAACCCTATGAAGCATGGGCAGAATATAGAAGAACAACATATCCTAAAACCCTTTTATTTCCTGGACAAACTCACGAGCTAATTGCTCCAGGACCTCAACAACAAACGGAATACATCTTTACGCCTCTAAATGGACTGACTGATTTGCCTGGACGTGTTACATATCCAACCAATCTAAACCTCGTTAATAAAGCGAATAAAGATGCTGCAGCTGCAAGAATGGGAGGAGATCTCATGAGCACCAAATTAATTTGGGCTGAATAATTATTTTTAGGTTAGAGTAAAAGGGTTTTCTGAAAAGAGACCCCTTTGCGCTAATACAAACAGTTAGCCCTTGGTTTTTACTATGTCTGCTCGTTGATTTTCGATTTTTTACCGCTAACCTCCCTAAAAACAGTCATAAAAAAAAGCGTAATATTGTAAAAAAAAATGAACTATACTTGTGCGAATTGTGGACAAGAACACGATGATTGGCCAGCATTAGTCTATCCAACGCCGTTGAGTTATGCAGAATTAACCGACGAAGAGAAAAAAAAAGCCGAATTAACTAGCGATTTATGTGTAATTCAAAATCCAACAGATACCTACTATTTTGTTCGAGTAGTATTGATTCAAACTGTAGTAGATGCTTGTCAAGATTTAGACTATGGCGTTTGGGTTTCACTCAGTGAAAAGAGCTTTAAAGAATATTGCGATAATTATGACAACAAGGAATTTAAGACAACCTATTTTGGGTGGTTTAATAATCATATAGCACCTTATCCCTTCGAAACTTGTATGGGAATTGGTACTAATGTAGAAGTAGATAATGAAAGAGGACGACCTTTTATTTACTTACATCAAAAAGAAAACAATGATTTAGTGCATGATTTTTATACGGGAATTACAACCGAAGAAGCGACAAGGAGAATTAAGGTTGCCCTAGGAAATTAAAAGAATAAATAAAAAAAAACAGGAGATTTTCAATCTCCTGTTTTTTTAAAAGGATAGCTTAATGATGCGGTCCAATTGTTTTTTATTGATATCAATCGGAGCTGCATTGTATAATTCTAATTTCAAAAGAGATACAATAGCAAAGAAATCAGTAGCTAAAACTTTGTAATAGCCTTCAAAATCCCTTTCGGTTTTATCCTCAATTCGCTTGATTTTCTTGCTTTCTTCCATTAAATTTCCAACACACACCAAGATTTGATCAAAGGTCTCCGTTGAGGTGTGCATCTGTAAAAAACCAAATTCAAAAAGCAAATCTTGTAAACTGTTGACTTCTCTTTCTAGGGTTTTGTCATGACTTAAGTGTAAAGTCAATTTTTCTTTTTGTAGAATAGTGTTTAATTGGGTAAGGAAATGAAAGAAAACCTCTTGTTTCTTTTCAAAAACCATTAAGTTTCGCTCTCGTGATTCTTCGCTTTTTGTTTGTCCTTGTAAAAGTAAAACAGTGATAATAGCGGTAATAACAACACCCAATAAGGTGCCGAAAAATTGGGCTGGTAGCGAACTGAGTTCGAAAATTTCAAAAGTAACCGCAGTAATTAAGAATATAATCGTTAAAATAAGCACAGCGCCACGTGAAAAATTTGATTTTAACTTCATTGTCAAAGGTTTGAATAGATCGTAATAGATTGAAATGTTCAGGGATTAAAGTACAACTTATTTTGTATTAGACTGCGTTTTTTTTGGGATTACCTGGATATATAGAGGTAGAATTCTATTATTCATAATAAAAAGAAACTTTTGTTGTACTTCGTATAATAAGCTGTGTTTTTTTGCGTTTTATAGGGGTATTTAGCCTAAAAACATGAAGTATTAAAAAAATATTAAAATATAGACTGTGCACTTGATTTGATTAAAAAAAGGAGTATGTTTATACAACATAAGATTTAAAATATAGAG contains the following coding sequences:
- a CDS encoding SusC/RagA family TonB-linked outer membrane protein, translating into MNAKLKYIALFLCCLFIQLAHAQEKEFSGTVTEGGVPLPGVTVLLEGTQQGTQTDLDGKYTLKVKQGDVLVFSFIGMKEIKYKVTQASVYNLEMEAEENRLEGVVVTALGIKRDKKKLGYSSQEVKGEHLASAGKSNAVNALSGNVAGLQVTAPSTMGGSARIVLRGVKSVVGNNQPLIVVDGIPLDNSNFADNDMQRGAGGRDYGDGSADINPDDIESVTVLKGGPASALYGNRGGNGVIIYTTKSAQNGRTEIEFNSGLAFESVNIMPQLQNQYGGGSTETFRQQEINGKTYNLPEYILDESWGPKFDGTPYLPWYAFDPEFGSDYMKEVPWVKSKNDVKSFFKTGVTHNQSVSIAKSFKESNIRMAFNNNVTEGIVPNSKLQRNNFTVNASTQMSEQLKAETNVNFVYTKGFNRPEIGYGDNSVAERFFQWGQRQLDFNKLKDYKLANGNQRSWNRMSWDNGMPAYSDNPYWVTYENTSQDVRNRFFGNAKLTYNFANNIYAVGTVYADQYNLAIEERVAVGSQKTSSYQLTKRNVSEYNYEGRLHYDDQFNDIGLNTFIGVNRSEKRNDFVKGESVGGLNLPNLYNLDNSVSPAKGTNTFVHSRTNSVFGSASVNYREFVFLEGTVRTDWFSTVKKSVTYPSLTGTFIFSNVLNDVDWLSFGKIRFGWAQVGNDTDPYRTQDYYRVNGPFLDQPTYALDNTANNPDLKPELMTTKEIGLEAAFLHNRIGIEVSYYEIDTQDLITKVQYDAATGFAYRWMNAGDMENKGVEATLNLTPIQTSDFSWQITWNIAKNKNKLTRLAEGVESVEIARAPFRVSLQGKMGETYGQIYGTDYVYDDKGNKVIGEDGLYKASEVKALGSYLPDYNMGIRTSFRYKNINLGVLIDVQKGGKYYSTTHMYGMFSGMLDETTANNIRETGLILEGVKEDGTKNDKSISAVDWAKGFNGTVDAQNIFDADYVKLREITVGYDLPMKWLGPFKGITISLYARNLFTWNLAWKGMDPEMASYGSGNIQAIEGASLPSTRSYGMNVKFKI
- a CDS encoding SusD/RagB family nutrient-binding outer membrane lipoprotein; its protein translation is MKKYIIQTVVVMNLILCISCDRDLDKINVNPNQPLEVTTNGLFNNTNKELMTRTRRGMPSGRMALPWIQYSAQRNYTAEDRYQFRGEVNNSLYTDIFLAVKGYKQIIDIVENPVNASKVATYGDPVNQLAAARIMIAYAQLQLVDMYGDVPYYSYGTKDPDFQAMTLGTDQEIATPKFAPQDKIYTDLMKELKEAAESVNMEASNIFNSGDFLFGSPSKLKKFANSLRLRIANRVKTIIPMAQTHIAELTANTANLMQSNEDNVGQKFQNDPVKPAPFYLDAFVSKRNDFSPTNTFVELLKGETKTAHPNPFANIVDPRLYKMVAPISQLVTDESGKQTEVTLAFYYDASKPEPCIEKNDYVDRTPDFYIGMPIGITDAYTGSQADFASQFGGTVYKADATELLMEYAEVAFILAELGVDPQANYINGIKASMEKWKVDPTDIDSYLSNALTVNQETILTQKYIALFLQPYEAWAEYRRTTYPKTLLFPGQTHELIAPGPQQQTEYIFTPLNGLTDLPGRVTYPTNLNLVNKANKDAAAARMGGDLMSTKLIWAE
- a CDS encoding DUF2199 domain-containing protein, with product MNYTCANCGQEHDDWPALVYPTPLSYAELTDEEKKKAELTSDLCVIQNPTDTYYFVRVVLIQTVVDACQDLDYGVWVSLSEKSFKEYCDNYDNKEFKTTYFGWFNNHIAPYPFETCMGIGTNVEVDNERGRPFIYLHQKENNDLVHDFYTGITTEEATRRIKVALGN